A single genomic interval of Dromiciops gliroides isolate mDroGli1 chromosome 1, mDroGli1.pri, whole genome shotgun sequence harbors:
- the LOC122751051 gene encoding adenosine deaminase domain-containing protein 1-like, with translation MRIHECVAVITGGGNPDRLALGSTGESATDADNNKHLSSSFCSPDSSSLQHKQPKKLSGNNDWFQSPRIPSFAQMLKKNLPLQPSSTTVTPPGYSSSEDYSVSNLASKVTQVTGNFPEPLLSKVILPNPNNVLPPKKIPKEFIMKYKRGEINPVSALHQFAQMQRVQLDLKETVTTGNVMGPYFAFCAVVDGIQYKTGLGQNKKESRSNAAKLALDELLQLDDPEPRNVDTSGSPLIPAEPIISAESNYISKVHYGRKVLIFLFGTTCAT, from the exons ATGAGGATTCACGAATGTGTTGCAGTCATCACTGGTGGAGGGAATCCAGACCGATTAGCTCTTGGGTCTACTGGG GAATCTGCCACTGATGCTGATAACAACAAACACTTAAGTTCTTCATTCTGTTCACCTGACAGTTCAAGCCTCCAGCATAAACA GCCCAAGAAATTGTCTGGTAACAATGATTGGTTTCAGAGTCCCCGGATTCCTAGCTTTGCTCAAATGTTGAAAAAGAACCTGCCACTTCAACCTTCTTCAACAACAGTGACTCCTCCAGGATATTCATCATCAGAGGATTACAGTGTGTCAAATTTAGCTTCTAAGGTTACACAAGTCACAG GTAACTTTCCAGAACCACTGCTTTCCAAAGTAATCTTACCTAATCCAAATAATGTCCTTCCTCCAAAGAAGATTCCCAAGGAGTTCATTATGAAGTATAAACGTGGAGAGATAAATCCAGTGTCAGCCCTGCATCAGTTTGCACAAATGCAGCGTGTGCAACTTGACCTTAAGGAAACTGTAACAACAG GTAATGTTATGGGTCCTTATTTTGCCTTCTGTGCTGTGGTGGATGGTATTCAATATAAAACTGGATTGGGACAAAATAAAAAGGAGTCAAGATCCAATGCTGCCAAGCTAGCCCTCGATGAGCTTTTGCAGTTGGATGATCCTGAACCAAGGAATGTAGACACCTCAG gTTCTCCTCTCATCCCTGCAGAGCCTATCATTTCAGCTGAATCAAATTATATTTCCAAGGTGCATTACGGTAGGAAAGTCCTTATTTTCTTGTTTGGTACCACCTGTGCCACCTAA